One genomic segment of Fusobacterium nucleatum includes these proteins:
- a CDS encoding sensor histidine kinase → MLKLLCKICATLTPSDIDIVEQMSNVATILSNILDMDVFLDCPTKKEDEAMVVFHARPEKSSLYSKDISGEIAYRFNEPAVFRTFETGLPSRNYKAVTQEKANVLQNILPIFNSLDEVICVIIIEYSEQQKEFFEKEYNKKAAGILIGQIDSLKDRVTEYINDGIIIFNKNGYATYANKVAKILYEKLGVPSIVGQSFENLYFERAKYSAIIEAPNKYKQKEVRIFDFILNVQCLVSKINEDVKRVTLIIKDITEEKKYEEELKIKTVFIKEIHHRVKNNLQTVASLLRIQKRRVKDTETKKILDETINRILSIAITHEILSATGMDTISIKHILEILCQHYFKNNVDKSKKIEFNIEGDQFSISSDKATSVALVVNEIVQNATEHAFIARDSGKVEIKILKGEKFSKIKISDNGVGMEVNKETNSMGLLIISSLVKDKLKGNLEIRSKKDKGTTIEFDFKN, encoded by the coding sequence ATGTTAAAATTATTGTGTAAGATTTGTGCCACTCTAACTCCTTCAGATATAGATATTGTTGAACAGATGTCAAATGTAGCAACTATATTAAGTAATATATTGGATATGGATGTTTTTTTAGATTGTCCTACAAAAAAAGAAGATGAAGCTATGGTAGTGTTTCATGCAAGACCTGAAAAAAGTAGCCTATATAGTAAGGATATTTCTGGGGAAATCGCATATAGATTTAATGAGCCAGCAGTATTCAGAACCTTTGAGACAGGTTTACCATCAAGGAACTATAAGGCAGTAACTCAGGAAAAGGCAAATGTCTTGCAGAATATACTGCCTATTTTTAATTCTCTTGATGAGGTTATTTGTGTTATTATCATTGAATATAGTGAGCAACAAAAAGAATTTTTTGAAAAGGAATACAATAAAAAAGCTGCTGGAATTTTAATAGGACAAATAGATAGCCTTAAAGATAGGGTTACTGAATATATAAATGATGGAATTATTATTTTCAATAAAAATGGTTATGCTACCTATGCAAATAAGGTTGCTAAAATTTTATATGAAAAGTTAGGAGTTCCTTCTATTGTTGGCCAGAGCTTTGAAAACCTTTACTTTGAAAGAGCTAAATATAGTGCAATAATAGAAGCACCTAATAAATACAAACAAAAAGAAGTAAGAATTTTTGATTTTATTTTAAATGTTCAATGTCTGGTTAGCAAAATAAATGAAGATGTTAAAAGAGTAACTCTTATTATAAAAGATATTACAGAGGAAAAAAAATATGAGGAAGAATTAAAGATTAAAACAGTCTTTATTAAAGAAATTCATCATAGAGTAAAAAACAATTTACAGACAGTGGCAAGTTTGCTTAGAATACAAAAAAGACGCGTAAAAGACACAGAAACAAAAAAGATTTTAGATGAAACTATAAATAGAATTTTAAGTATAGCAATTACACATGAGATTTTATCCGCTACAGGAATGGATACAATTTCAATAAAACATATTTTAGAAATTTTATGTCAACATTATTTTAAAAATAATGTTGACAAATCAAAAAAAATAGAGTTTAATATAGAAGGAGATCAATTTTCTATAAGCTCTGATAAAGCAACTTCAGTTGCCTTAGTTGTAAATGAGATTGTTCAAAATGCCACAGAACATGCTTTTATTGCAAGGGATAGTGGAAAAGTAGAAATAAAAATATTAAAGGGTGAAAAGTTTTCTAAAATAAAAATTTCTGATAATGGTGTCGGAATGGAAGTAAAT
- a CDS encoding ANTAR domain-containing response regulator produces MSLRVVVVEDETLTRIDLIEILKENGYDVVGEAADGIEAVEVCKKLQPDIVLLDIKIPYISGLKVANILKEEGFKGCVIILTAYNIAEYIQEASNTIVMGYILKPIDEVIFLERLNLIYKNYKLYDDLRIEVEDTKKKLEERKVIERAKGIVMVKYALSEEEAYKKIRDLSMQKRISMFKLSEIIILTGGLE; encoded by the coding sequence ATGAGTCTTAGAGTTGTAGTAGTGGAAGATGAAACACTTACAAGAATAGATTTAATAGAAATATTAAAAGAAAATGGGTATGATGTTGTAGGAGAAGCAGCAGATGGGATAGAAGCAGTTGAAGTCTGTAAAAAATTACAACCTGATATAGTTCTTTTAGATATTAAAATACCATATATTTCTGGATTAAAAGTTGCTAATATTTTAAAAGAAGAAGGTTTTAAAGGTTGTGTTATTATATTGACTGCATATAATATAGCTGAATATATACAAGAAGCATCTAATACCATAGTTATGGGTTATATTTTAAAACCTATTGATGAAGTGATTTTCCTTGAAAGATTAAATTTGATTTATAAAAACTACAAGTTATATGATGATTTAAGAATAGAAGTTGAAGATACTAAGAAAAAGCTTGAAGAAAGAAAAGTTATAGAAAGAGCCAAAGGAATAGTTATGGTTAAATATGCTTTGTCAGAAGAAGAAGCATATAAAAAAATACGTGATTTAAGTATGCAAAAAAGAATATCTATGTTCAAATTATCTGAAATTATCATCCTGACAGGAGGTTTGGAATAA
- the eutP gene encoding EutP/PduV family microcompartment system protein: protein MKKIMLIGRTSCGKTTLTQKLMNEEVKYKKTQAVTYKSKIIDTPGEYVENKMYYKSLLVLSADAKIIVLVQSAIDGATLFPPKFSTMFPKKEVIGLVTKIDLADADIERSKRFLMEAGATEVFTIGLTDEKGLEAIKKRLVMNES, encoded by the coding sequence ATGAAAAAAATAATGTTAATAGGTAGGACAAGTTGTGGAAAAACTACTTTAACACAAAAATTGATGAACGAGGAAGTAAAATATAAAAAGACACAGGCAGTTACATATAAAAGTAAAATTATAGATACTCCTGGGGAATATGTCGAAAATAAGATGTATTATAAGTCATTATTGGTGTTATCAGCAGATGCTAAGATAATAGTTTTAGTACAATCAGCCATAGATGGAGCGACATTGTTTCCACCAAAATTTTCAACTATGTTTCCTAAAAAAGAAGTTATAGGTTTAGTGACTAAAATAGATTTAGCAGATGCTGATATAGAAAGAAGTAAAAGATTTTTAATGGAAGCAGGAGCAACAGAGGTATTTACAATCGGTCTTACTGATGAAAAGGGCTTGGAAGCAATTAAAAAAAGGTTGGTAATGAATGAGTCTTAG
- a CDS encoding BMC domain-containing protein, translating into MEQEKQRTIQEYVPGKQVTLAHLIANPDKDMCVKLGLDEGKTNAIGILTITPGEAAIISADIAIKSGSIELGFLDRFSGTLLLTGDFASVESSLKAVLEFLKETLKFYICEITRS; encoded by the coding sequence ATGGAACAAGAAAAGCAAAGAACGATTCAAGAATATGTACCAGGGAAACAAGTTACACTTGCACATTTGATTGCAAATCCTGATAAAGATATGTGTGTAAAGTTAGGGCTTGATGAAGGAAAAACAAATGCTATTGGTATACTTACAATTACACCTGGGGAAGCTGCAATCATAAGTGCAGATATAGCAATAAAATCTGGAAGTATTGAATTAGGATTTTTAGATAGATTTAGTGGGACACTTTTATTAACAGGAGATTTTGCAAGTGTAGAATCATCTTTAAAAGCAGTTCTGGAATTTTTAAAAGAAACTTTAAAGTTTTATATTTGTGAAATCACGAGGTCATAA
- the folP gene encoding dihydropteroate synthase translates to MKKISCGSKEIILGERTLVMGILNVTPDSFSDGGRYNNLDSAMKQAERLISEGADIIDVGGESTRPGHIQITSEEEISRVVPIIEKISKNLDTIISIDTYKYDVAEIAIKAGANIINDIWGLQYDKGKMAELVKKYNLPLIAMHNQNNEIYSKDIMLSLREFFEKTYKIADGYGIDRDKIILDPGLGFGKNVEQNIEVLSRLNELKDMGPILLGASKKRFIGKLLNDLPFDERVEGTVATTVIGIEKGVDIVRVHNVLENKRACLVADGIYRKRG, encoded by the coding sequence ATGAAAAAAATTAGTTGTGGAAGCAAAGAAATTATTTTAGGGGAAAGAACCTTAGTAATGGGAATTTTGAATGTTACTCCTGATTCTTTTTCAGATGGAGGAAGATATAACAATTTAGATTCTGCAATGAAACAAGCTGAAAGACTTATTTCAGAAGGAGCAGATATAATAGATGTAGGTGGAGAGTCTACAAGACCAGGACATATTCAAATAACATCAGAAGAAGAAATTTCAAGAGTAGTACCAATTATAGAAAAGATTTCTAAAAACTTAGATACAATAATTTCTATTGATACATACAAGTATGATGTAGCAGAAATAGCAATAAAAGCAGGAGCAAATATAATAAATGATATTTGGGGCTTACAATATGATAAGGGAAAAATGGCAGAGCTAGTAAAAAAATATAATCTTCCTCTTATTGCAATGCACAACCAAAATAACGAAATTTACAGTAAAGATATAATGTTATCTTTAAGAGAATTTTTTGAAAAGACATATAAGATAGCAGATGGATATGGAATAGATAGAGATAAAATAATTTTAGATCCAGGCTTAGGTTTTGGAAAGAATGTTGAGCAAAATATAGAAGTTTTATCAAGATTAAATGAATTAAAAGATATGGGGCCTATTTTATTAGGTGCATCTAAAAAAAGATTTATAGGAAAACTTCTTAATGATTTACCTTTTGATGAAAGAGTTGAAGGAACTGTTGCAACTACTGTAATAGGTATAGAAAAAGGAGTGGACATAGTTAGAGTCCACAATGTTTTAGAAAATAAAAGAGCTTGTTTAGTTGCAGATGGTATATATAGAAAGAGAGGATAG
- the folK gene encoding 2-amino-4-hydroxy-6-hydroxymethyldihydropteridine diphosphokinase produces MDKIYIRDLEFIGYHGVFEEEKKLGQKFFVSLELTTNLREAGLNDDITKTTHYGEVSETVKKIFFQKKYDLIETLAEDIAREVLLNYPLINELKLEIKKPWAPVGIPLKDVSVEITRKWNEVYISLGTNMGNKKENLEKAIKEVANIRDTFIIKESTIIETEPFGYKEQDDFLNSCIGIKTLLAPREILKELLAIEKKMGRERKIKWGPRIIDLDIIFYGKEVIEEDDLVVPHPYMEYREFVLKPLEEIIPNFVHPLLLKKVSTLKKELENEKN; encoded by the coding sequence ATGGATAAAATTTATATAAGAGATTTAGAATTTATAGGTTATCATGGAGTTTTTGAAGAAGAAAAAAAATTAGGTCAAAAATTCTTTGTAAGTTTAGAGCTTACTACTAATTTGAGAGAAGCAGGCTTAAATGATGATATAACAAAAACAACTCATTATGGAGAAGTTTCAGAAACTGTAAAGAAAATTTTTTTTCAAAAGAAATATGATTTAATAGAAACTTTGGCAGAGGATATAGCAAGGGAAGTACTGCTTAACTATCCTTTAATAAATGAGTTAAAGTTAGAAATAAAAAAACCTTGGGCACCAGTGGGAATACCGCTTAAAGACGTTTCTGTGGAAATTACAAGAAAATGGAATGAAGTGTATATCTCATTGGGAACTAATATGGGGAACAAGAAAGAAAACTTAGAAAAAGCTATAAAAGAAGTAGCTAATATAAGAGATACCTTCATTATAAAAGAAAGTACAATTATAGAAACAGAGCCTTTTGGTTATAAAGAACAAGACGATTTTCTAAATTCTTGTATAGGTATAAAAACTCTATTAGCACCAAGAGAAATTTTAAAAGAACTACTTGCTATAGAAAAGAAAATGGGAAGAGAAAGAAAGATTAAATGGGGACCTAGAATCATTGATTTAGATATAATTTTCTATGGTAAGGAAGTTATAGAAGAGGATGATTTAGTAGTACCTCATCCATATATGGAGTACAGAGAGTTTGTCCTAAAACCTTTGGAAGAAATAATACCTAATTTTGTTCACCCTTTACTTTTAAAAAAGGTTAGTACACTTAAAAAGGAGCTAGAAAATGAAAAAAATTAG
- the folE gene encoding GTP cyclohydrolase I FolE: MDSKRIENAFIEVVEALGDVEYKEELKDTPKRIADSYKEIFYGIDIDPKEVLTRTFEVNSNELIMEKDIDFYSMCEHHFLPFFGTICIAYIPNKKIFGFGDILKLIEILSRRPQLQERLTEEIAKYIYEILNCQGVYVVVEAKHLCVAMRGQKKENTKILTTSAKGVFETDSNKKLEVLTLLK, from the coding sequence ATGGATTCAAAAAGGATAGAAAACGCTTTTATTGAAGTTGTAGAAGCTTTGGGAGATGTAGAATATAAGGAAGAATTAAAGGATACACCTAAAAGAATAGCAGATAGCTACAAGGAAATTTTTTATGGAATAGACATTGATCCCAAAGAAGTCTTAACAAGAACTTTTGAAGTCAATAGTAATGAGCTTATAATGGAAAAAGATATAGACTTCTACTCTATGTGTGAGCACCATTTTCTACCTTTTTTTGGAACTATTTGCATAGCCTACATACCAAATAAAAAGATTTTTGGTTTTGGTGATATTTTAAAACTTATAGAAATTTTATCAAGAAGACCTCAGTTGCAAGAAAGACTTACAGAAGAAATAGCAAAATATATCTATGAAATATTAAACTGTCAAGGAGTCTATGTGGTTGTTGAAGCAAAACACCTATGTGTAGCTATGAGAGGACAAAAGAAAGAAAATACAAAAATTTTAACAACTTCTGCAAAAGGTGTATTTGAAACTGATAGTAATAAGAAATTAGAAGTTTTAACATTGTTAAAATAA
- the glyS gene encoding glycine--tRNA ligase subunit beta, with product MELLFEIGMEEIPARFLNQALEDLKANFEKKLKNNRIKFDGVRTYGTPRRLVLIADEVAEMQEDLDELNIGPSRERAYKDGALTKAGEGFLKAHRIEEEQIEIIKNDKGEYIAFKRFSKGKPTEAILPEILKALVLEETFQKSMRWSDKAIRFARPIEWFLALYGDKVVEFEIEGIKSSNKSKGHRFFGKEFEVSSVEDYLKKIRENNVIIDISERRKMIEEMISNSLLEDEKADIDEALLDEVTNLVEHPFAIVGNFSEEFLEVPQEVLIISMKVHQRYFPILNKKGKLLPKFIVIRNGIDFSENVKKGNEKVLSARLADARFFYYEDLKTPLDNNVEKLKTVVFQKDLGTIYDKVKRCEKIAEFLVEKLKYNYMKEDILRTVKLAKADLVSNMINEKEFTKLQGFMGGNYALKAGEEIGVALGIKEHYYPRFQGDLLPSGIEGIIAGISDRIDTLVGCFGVGVIPTGSKDPFALRRTALGIVNIIIKANLDISLKDLVKVSLDALEADKVLKADRAKVETDVLDFLKQRIINVFTDMKYRKDVILAVLDKDADNITNALEIVRVITEKLSKDKMQALLQAVKRVFNIMKGSKDVTIKEKLFKTDIEKTLYAESKKVESEVEQATKEKEYADYFEKLFTLVPTIDKYFETVIVMDEDKNVRDNRIAQLTYIMKLFEKIAYLNKLD from the coding sequence GTGGAATTATTATTTGAAATAGGAATGGAAGAAATACCTGCAAGATTTTTAAATCAAGCATTAGAAGATTTAAAGGCTAATTTTGAAAAAAAATTAAAAAATAATAGAATAAAATTTGATGGAGTAAGAACTTATGGAACACCTAGAAGACTTGTTTTAATTGCTGATGAAGTGGCAGAAATGCAAGAAGATTTAGATGAGTTAAATATAGGACCATCAAGAGAAAGAGCATATAAAGATGGAGCTTTAACAAAAGCTGGAGAAGGTTTCTTAAAGGCTCATAGAATCGAAGAAGAGCAAATTGAAATAATTAAAAATGATAAGGGAGAATACATAGCATTCAAAAGATTTTCAAAAGGGAAACCTACTGAGGCTATACTTCCAGAAATTTTAAAAGCCTTAGTTTTAGAAGAAACATTTCAAAAATCAATGAGATGGTCAGATAAAGCTATTAGATTTGCAAGACCTATTGAATGGTTTTTAGCACTATATGGAGATAAAGTAGTAGAATTTGAAATTGAAGGTATAAAGAGTTCTAATAAATCTAAGGGACATAGATTTTTTGGAAAAGAATTTGAAGTGTCTTCAGTTGAAGATTATTTGAAAAAAATAAGAGAAAATAATGTAATTATTGATATTTCTGAAAGAAGAAAAATGATAGAAGAAATGATTAGTAATTCATTATTAGAAGATGAAAAAGCAGACATAGATGAAGCTTTATTAGATGAAGTTACTAATTTAGTTGAGCATCCATTTGCAATAGTTGGAAATTTTTCAGAAGAGTTCTTAGAAGTTCCACAAGAAGTTTTAATAATATCTATGAAAGTGCATCAAAGATATTTCCCTATCTTAAATAAGAAAGGAAAGTTATTACCTAAATTTATAGTTATTAGAAATGGTATAGATTTTTCTGAAAATGTTAAAAAAGGTAATGAAAAAGTTTTATCTGCAAGGCTTGCAGATGCTAGATTCTTCTATTATGAAGATTTGAAAACTCCATTAGATAATAATGTAGAAAAATTAAAAACAGTTGTATTCCAAAAAGATTTAGGAACTATCTATGATAAAGTAAAAAGATGTGAAAAAATAGCTGAATTCTTAGTAGAAAAATTAAAATATAACTATATGAAAGAAGATATTTTAAGAACAGTAAAACTTGCTAAGGCCGACTTAGTTTCAAATATGATAAATGAAAAAGAATTTACAAAACTTCAAGGATTTATGGGAGGAAACTATGCTTTAAAAGCTGGTGAAGAAATAGGAGTTGCCTTAGGAATAAAAGAACACTATTATCCTAGATTCCAAGGAGATTTATTACCAAGTGGAATAGAAGGAATAATTGCAGGAATCTCTGATAGAATAGATACATTAGTTGGTTGCTTTGGGGTAGGAGTAATTCCTACTGGTTCAAAAGATCCATTCGCTTTAAGAAGAACAGCCTTAGGTATTGTAAATATTATTATAAAAGCAAATCTTGATATTTCATTGAAAGATTTAGTAAAAGTTTCACTAGATGCATTAGAAGCTGATAAGGTATTAAAGGCAGATAGAGCAAAAGTTGAAACTGATGTTTTAGACTTCTTAAAACAAAGAATTATAAATGTATTTACAGATATGAAATATAGAAAAGATGTCATCTTAGCAGTTTTAGATAAAGATGCAGACAATATAACTAATGCTCTGGAAATAGTAAGAGTAATAACTGAAAAATTATCTAAGGATAAAATGCAAGCTCTTTTACAAGCTGTAAAGAGAGTATTTAATATAATGAAAGGTAGCAAAGATGTTACTATAAAAGAAAAATTGTTTAAAACAGATATAGAAAAAACATTATATGCAGAATCAAAGAAAGTTGAAAGTGAAGTGGAACAAGCTACAAAAGAAAAAGAATATGCTGATTATTTTGAAAAGCTATTCACATTAGTTCCTACTATTGATAAATATTTTGAAACTGTTATAGTAATGGATGAAGATAAAAATGTAAGAGACAATAGAATAGCTCAACTAACTTATATTATGAAGTTATTTGAAAAAATAGCCTATTTGAATAAGTTAGACTAA
- the glyQ gene encoding glycine--tRNA ligase subunit alpha: MTFQEIIFSLQQFWSSKGCIIGNPYDIEKGAGTFNPNTFLMSLGPEPWNVAYVEPSRRPKDGRYGDNPNRVYQHHQFQVIMKPSPTNIQELYLESLRVLGIEPEKHDIRFVEDDWESPTLGAWGLGWEVWLDGMEITQFTYFQQVGGLELDIIPVEITYGLERLALYIQNKENVYDLEWTKDVKYGDMRYQFEFENSKYSFELASLDKHFKWFDEYEEEAKKILDQGLVLPAYDYVLKCSHAFNVLDSRGAISTTERMGYILRVRNLARRCAEVFVENRKALGYPLLNKK; the protein is encoded by the coding sequence ATGACATTTCAAGAAATAATTTTTTCTTTACAACAATTTTGGAGTTCTAAGGGTTGTATAATTGGTAATCCTTATGATATAGAAAAAGGAGCAGGTACATTTAATCCAAATACATTTTTGATGTCTTTGGGACCTGAGCCTTGGAATGTGGCTTATGTAGAGCCATCAAGAAGACCAAAAGATGGAAGATATGGAGATAACCCTAATAGAGTTTATCAACATCATCAATTTCAAGTAATAATGAAACCATCTCCAACTAATATTCAAGAATTATATCTTGAAAGTTTAAGAGTATTGGGAATAGAACCTGAAAAACATGATATAAGATTTGTTGAAGATGACTGGGAATCTCCTACTCTTGGAGCTTGGGGACTTGGTTGGGAAGTATGGTTAGATGGGATGGAAATAACTCAATTTACTTATTTCCAACAAGTTGGTGGATTAGAATTAGATATAATCCCTGTTGAAATTACTTATGGTTTAGAAAGACTTGCACTGTATATTCAAAATAAAGAAAATGTATATGATTTAGAATGGACTAAAGATGTAAAATATGGAGATATGAGATATCAATTTGAATTTGAAAACTCTAAATACTCTTTTGAACTTGCAAGTTTAGATAAACATTTTAAATGGTTTGATGAATATGAAGAAGAAGCTAAAAAAATCTTGGATCAAGGTTTAGTTTTACCTGCTTATGATTATGTTTTAAAATGTTCTCATGCTTTTAATGTTTTAGATTCAAGAGGAGCTATTTCAACAACTGAAAGAATGGGATATATTTTAAGAGTTAGAAATTTAGCTAGAAGATGTGCTGAAGTCTTTGTGGAAAATAGAAAAGCATTGGGTTACCCTCTTTTAAATAAAAAATAA
- the lspA gene encoding signal peptidase II, protein MIYIFLFLILLIIDQYSKFIVDSTLSVGETVPVIDGFFNLTYVQNRGVAFGLFQGKIDIVSILAVIAIGLILFYFCKNFKKISFLERIAYTMIFSGAIGNMIDRLFRAYVVDMLDFRGIWSFIFNFADVWINIGVVLIIVEHIFFNRKKRVK, encoded by the coding sequence ATGATTTATATATTCTTGTTCTTAATATTACTTATAATAGACCAGTACTCAAAGTTTATAGTAGATAGTACTCTATCTGTTGGAGAAACAGTACCAGTTATAGATGGATTTTTCAATCTAACTTATGTACAAAATAGAGGAGTTGCTTTTGGGCTATTTCAAGGTAAGATAGACATAGTGAGTATTTTAGCAGTAATTGCAATAGGCTTAATTTTATTCTATTTCTGTAAAAATTTTAAAAAGATAAGTTTTTTAGAAAGAATAGCTTATACTATGATATTTTCAGGAGCAATAGGAAATATGATAGATAGATTATTTAGGGCTTATGTGGTAGATATGTTAGATTTTAGAGGTATTTGGTCTTTCATATTTAACTTTGCAGATGTTTGGATAAATATAGGTGTAGTTTTGATAATAGTAGAACATATATTTTTCAATAGAAAAAAGAGGGTGAAATAA